CCCCGTGATTGTCGATCAAAACTCCCGATGAACCGATCAGATTTCCGAGCGCGAAACCGCCCGCGCCATCGCCGATCAAGAGTTGTCCGCTGGTCGCGACCGAACCGTCGAGGCCGGTGCCGCCACGCTCAACACCCAAAGTTCCGCTCACGATTTTTGCGGCATCCAGATCGGGGATGCGCAAGACGTCGAAAATTCCGGCGGTGATGTCCGAGGCGATGAGCGAACGGAACTCCGGGAGACCCGAAGCGCCGGTGGGCGCGGCAAAGACATGCGCAAGACCTTGAGTGCCGAGGTTCAAAGAGATCGTACCGGCGCCAGTCAAGGGCGAGCCGATGACCGAGAAGAGTCCCGTGGGGGCCTCGAAACCCACGTGGGTGACGGCGCCGCTCGCCAAAGGATCGAGCGAGATGCCGATGGAACCGCCATAGTTGTCGATCAGAACGCCCGACGAACCGACGAGATTGCCCAGCGCGAAACCGCCCGTGCCGTCACCGATCAAGAGTTGTCCCGTGGTCGCGACCGAACCGTCGAGGCCCGTACCGCCACGCTCAACACCCAAAGTGCCGCTCACGATTTTCGCGGCATCCAGATCGGGAATGCGCAAGACATCGAAAATGCCCGCCGTGATATCGGAGGCGATCAAAGAACGGAACTCCGGAACGCCCGCCGCGCCGGTCGGGGCGGCGAAAACTTGCGCCGTGTTCTGAGTGCCGAAGCTCAAAGAGATCGTGCCGGCGCCCGTTAGCGGAGCCCCGCTGACCGAGAAGACCGAAGTTGGCGCATCGAATCCCACATGGGTGACCGCACCGCTCGCCAGAGGATCGAGCGAGATCCCGATGGAGCCGCCATAATTGTCGATCAGAACGCCCGACGAGCCGACGAGGTTCCCGAGCGCGAAACCGCCGGTGCCGTCACCGATCAAGAGTTGTCCCGTGGTCGCGACCGAACCGTCGAGGCCGGTGCCGCCACGCTCAACACCCAAAGTGCCACTCACGATTTTCGAAGCGTCCAGATCCGGAATGCGCAAGACATCGAAAATTCCGGCGGTGATGTCCGAGGCGACGAGCGAACGGAATTCGGGAACACCCACCGCGCCCGTGGGCGCGGCGAAAACTTGCGCGATGCCTTGCGTGCCCAAGTTCAGCGAAATGGTGCCGGCCCCGGTCAAAGGCGAGCCGATGACCGAGAAAAGTCCCGTGGGCGCCTCAAAGCCGACGTGGGTGACCGCGCCGCTGGCCAAAGGATCGAGCGAGATGCCGATGGAGCCGCCGTAGTTGTCGATCAAAACACCCGACGAACCGACGAGGTTGCCGAGCGCGAAGCCGCCCGCGCCATCGCCGATCAGGAGCTGTCCCGTGGTCGCGACCGAGCCGTCGAGGCCGGTACCGCCGCGGTCGACGCCCAGGATGCCGCTGACGATCTTCGACGCGTCTAGATCGGGGACGCGTGCGACGTCAAAAGTGCCACTCACGATTTTCGAAGCGTCCAATCCGGGAAGATCCGAGCTGGCCAGCGCGCGGAAGGTCGGCACGCCGCTGTCGCCGGTAGGCCCCGTGGGCGCCGCGAAGACGAAGCCGACGGGCTGAGTGTTCAGTTGCACGTCGAAACTTCCCGCGTTCGTGACGGGACCGCCCGTGACGTTGAAAAGATCCAACGGCATCAGCAGGTCGACCGAGGTCACCGCGCCCGTGGTTTTCGGTTCGCACGTCCAACCGATCGGCGCCATCCATACGAGCACGTCGCCCGGGTTACAAGCCATACCTTCGAAGCGATTGCTCAGAACGTTGAAAACGGGGATCACGCCGCCCGTGAACGAGCCATAGCCGAGTCCACCTTGCGCGACCTGCAGGGTACCGGTGATCTTCGTGGCGTCGACGGCCGAGATGTCCGCGTCTTCCAGCAAACGGAAGAGCGGTTGTCCCGCGCCACCGGTCGGTGCCGCGAGGACGCCCGAAGTTTGATCCAAGAAGCCGAACGAGAACGTGCCTTCGCTCGTGATGGGACCACCGGTCACCGCGATCAGTCCCGTCGAGGCCGAGATCGCGTCGACGAGTTTGACGACGTTCAAGGTTCCCAGGCTTGTGCTCAGGACTTGGTCGACGTAATTTTTCGTCGCGGCGTCTTGCGGTTGGATCGGCTCGGTCAAACCTTGCAGAAGTTTGCCGCCGAAATCGACCGAGTTCGACTCGGCCAAGTCATAAAGAATCGAAAATCCCAATGTCGAGAACGAGCGCGAGGGCTCGTGCGCCGCCACGGGGTTGACCTTCATCAGGAACGGCGCGGAGTAGCCACCGATCATTTCGGAGTTTGTCGCGTGCAACGCGAACGGCACCGCTTTGATGGGGCCATCGAAAGTCCGCACGACGTTACCGCCGTCGTGCAAAGTGACGACCATCACGCGGTCATCGGTCGAACCGGGAGTGTAGGTGTCGCCGTCGCTACAGGTCAGTCCCGTCAGGGCGAGTGCGGACTCGTTCAAGAAAGCGTTCGTGAAATTCGTCGCGCCACCGGCGTCCGCGCCGCTCAGACGTTTGAGCGGATCTCCCGCCTCGAGGGAAAATGCGCCTTTGTCGAACGCGACGTCTTTCTCTTCGCCCCAAAGCAAACAGCGCTTCGGATCGGGAGAGTAGATCTTCACCTGAACGCGAAATACTCCCTCGAGCGGCAGACCGTCGGGACGCAGCACGCGGCCTTGGTAGACCAAGCGGCGATTGCTTGCGTGAGCGACGCTCGTCGACACCGCGAGATCCAGCAGGATCGCGAAGCAAAGAGCCGCGGCTAGAATGAGTGGTCGCGAAAAGCGGTTCAAGAATTCCTTTCGTCACTTCACGAACTCCTCAACGCATATTGAGGGTCGTGAAATACTTTTCGGTATTCCTGAGTTATTTCATGAGTTAACGTTTGATTTTCTCGACTTGAGGCGGAGGGTGACTCTGCCTGATCCCTAGACGAAAAGAGGGGAATTTGAGGCTCGCTCAGTCTCGCGCTGAGACATCCGTCGGGGACGGTTCGGTCTTAGGGCGGGACACTCCTTGAGAGGCTCCCCCAAATGGCGGGAGCCCACTTTGGATTTCTTAAACGCCTTCGAGGATCGCCGCGACGCCCATACCGCCGGCGGTGCAGATCGAAATTAAGCCGCGTTTACCTTTTTGGCCCGAAAGCATTTTCGAAAGTCCGCCGATGATCCGCGCGCCGGTCGCACCGAACGGGTGACCGATGGCCACGCTACCGCCCTTGATGTTCATCTTCGACTGATCGATCGAGCCCAGTGCCGAAACGCCCATGTATTTCTGGCAGTACGATTCGGTTTCCCAAGCTTTCAGCGTGCACAGAACTTGGCCCGCGAAGGCTTCGTGAATCTCGTAGATGTCGAAGTCTTGCAGTTTCATTCCGTTGCGCGCGATCAAACGCTGGACCGCCACGGTCGGTGCCATCAAAAGCCCGTCGCCCTTCACGAAATCCACCGCCGCGGCTTCGCAGTCGACGAATTTCGCGAGCGGTTTCAGGTCGCGCGCTTTCGCGAAGTCCTCGTTCCCCATCAGGACCGCTGCCGAGCCGTCCGACAGCGCCGAACTGTTCCCCGCCGTCAAAGTACCGGCGCCGGATTTGTCGAATGCGGGTTTCAGTTTTGCGAGCTTTTCAAGCGAAGTATCGCCACGGACCAACGAGTCTTGCTCGAGGCCTTCGAACGGCGTCACCAGGTCCCGGAAGAAGCCTTCGGCCTGCGCCGCCGCCGCCGTCAAATGTGACTTCAAGGCCAGTGCATCTTGCTCTTCGCGCGAGATCTTCCACTCTTTCACCATGAGTTCGGTGTGTTGACCCATCGAGAGCTTGGTCTGGGGCTCCATCACGCCGGGAAAGATCGGTTTGAAGTCACCGGGGCGGAAGTTGGCGACGGCCGCCAGTTGCGCGCCCAGGCCTTTCGCGTCCCGCAACGCCAGAATTTTCTTCTGGAATTTGCGCGAGAAAAGAATCGGCACGTCCGAATTGGTGTCCATGCCCGCCGCGATCCCCGAGTCGATCTGACCCGCGCGGATTTTCAAGAACATATGGTTCGCGGTTTCAAGTGACGTTCCGCACGCGCGCACGACATCGTAACCGGGAGTGAAGGGATGCAGGCCCGACTTCAGCGCGCATTCACGCGCCAGATTCCAGTCGAGGCTCGACTTGATCACGCCGCCGAGCGCGACTTCGCCCAGGCGTACGTTCTGCAGCGCGAAGCGCGCGACGAGCGGCTTCAGCGAGGCGAGCATCAGCTGCTCGGTCGTGACGTTGCGGTAGTGGGTGAAGGACTTCGTGAAGGGTACGCGTTGCGAACCGAGAATGAATGCGTCTTTCATGCGTGGACTCCTTATTAAATGAAAATTCCCAAAGCGTGTCCCATCTTCACCCAATTGTGATCGGGCGGAACCAGACGGGGCGGTTTCATCAAATCGGTAATGGGCGCGCGCACGATTTGTCCCGCGCGCGAAACGATGGCCTTGCCCCAGTCGCCCTCTTGCACGGCGCGCGCGGCCTCGATGCCCATGGACATCGTCAAGAAACGGTCGGACACCGTGGGGGCCGAGGAGCGCTGCAAATGGCCCAAGACCACGTTGCGCGCTTCCCAGCCGGTTTCTTCCTCGATCCAGCGGGCGAGATCGAAGCTCACTCCGCCCAGGCGTTGATTCTCGTGGGCGCCGGCGACTTCGAACGCGACTTTCACGTCTTCATTTTTCGCTTTCGCGCCCTCGGAAACGACGACCATCAGGCCACGTTTGTGCGCGCGCTGCGCGCGGATGAACTCCGCGAGTTTCGCGCGATCGAATTCGATCTCGGGAATCAGGATGACGTCCGCGTAACCGGCAAGGCCGCCGCCCAGCGCGATCCAACCCGCGGTGCGGCCCATGGTTTCGACGATCATGACCCGGCGGTGGGTCTCGGCCGTGCGGCGCAAGGAATCGACGGCGTTCGCGACGACCGAAACCGCCGTATCGAAACCGAAAGTGAAGTCGGTGCCTTGCAAATCATTGTCGATGGTCTTCGGCACACCGACGATCTTCAGGCCTTCCCACACGCGCGAAAGCGCGTCGAACGTCCCGTCACCGCCCGCGACGACCATGCCGTCCACGTTGAAAGACTTGAGCTTCTGCAGGAATTCTTTTTCGCGTCCGCGCGTGGACGTCCGGTTGGATGTGCCGATCACCGAGCCCGCGTGCGAATGATCGCCGTGACCGATGTACTCTTCCAGGCGCAGGGTGCGCCCTTCGAAGACGCCGTCGAAGCCGTCGCAGATCCCGACGACTTCGTAGCCCGCGACGGTGAGGCTGCGGGTGACCGACTCTAAAATTCCGTTGAGGCCCGGGGCGTCGCCGCCTCCGGTTAGAATGGCGATTCGTTTCATCGCCATCGATGTTAACGATTTATCTGAGGCGGCGCCAGAACAGAGACGGACCTTGCAGTGTGGCGTCCCCTAAAATCCACAGCGGCGTTCGGCTTTCATTGATCAGGATCAAGCCGAAGTCCGTTTGGCGCTCACGGACGTAAGTTTCGAACCAGGGCTTCAGGTCAAAACACAGGCGGGTGTCGCCCTGACAAAAGCTCGCTTCCGCGTCCTTCGCGATACTGGTGTGATTGCTCGGGAGCGGCTCGAGGCAGGCGCTGCTTTCGAAATCGCCACCGGCCGCGCCCCAGCCTCCGCCTTTATAGGGATGCGCTTTGGACCAGGTCGCGAGCATCATCCAATTTTTCGTCAGCGGGCAAAGTTTCAGCGCCGGTCGCGCGGCGAGCGCCAGATCCGCGTCTTTCGTTTCGATTTTCAGTAGCAGCGCCTGCTGGTCCAGGATCTGGTAGCTGGACGGTTTCAGCGACGACAGACGCAGCAGCACGCGGTTC
Above is a genomic segment from Pseudobdellovibrionaceae bacterium containing:
- a CDS encoding acetyl-CoA C-acetyltransferase; translated protein: MKDAFILGSQRVPFTKSFTHYRNVTTEQLMLASLKPLVARFALQNVRLGEVALGGVIKSSLDWNLARECALKSGLHPFTPGYDVVRACGTSLETANHMFLKIRAGQIDSGIAAGMDTNSDVPILFSRKFQKKILALRDAKGLGAQLAAVANFRPGDFKPIFPGVMEPQTKLSMGQHTELMVKEWKISREEQDALALKSHLTAAAAQAEGFFRDLVTPFEGLEQDSLVRGDTSLEKLAKLKPAFDKSGAGTLTAGNSSALSDGSAAVLMGNEDFAKARDLKPLAKFVDCEAAAVDFVKGDGLLMAPTVAVQRLIARNGMKLQDFDIYEIHEAFAGQVLCTLKAWETESYCQKYMGVSALGSIDQSKMNIKGGSVAIGHPFGATGARIIGGLSKMLSGQKGKRGLISICTAGGMGVAAILEGV
- a CDS encoding ATP-dependent 6-phosphofructokinase, producing MKRIAILTGGGDAPGLNGILESVTRSLTVAGYEVVGICDGFDGVFEGRTLRLEEYIGHGDHSHAGSVIGTSNRTSTRGREKEFLQKLKSFNVDGMVVAGGDGTFDALSRVWEGLKIVGVPKTIDNDLQGTDFTFGFDTAVSVVANAVDSLRRTAETHRRVMIVETMGRTAGWIALGGGLAGYADVILIPEIEFDRAKLAEFIRAQRAHKRGLMVVVSEGAKAKNEDVKVAFEVAGAHENQRLGGVSFDLARWIEEETGWEARNVVLGHLQRSSAPTVSDRFLTMSMGIEAARAVQEGDWGKAIVSRAGQIVRAPITDLMKPPRLVPPDHNWVKMGHALGIFI